In Bacillus cereus ATCC 14579, a single window of DNA contains:
- a CDS encoding ABC transporter ATP-binding protein codes for MKTVLEAKNIEKVYDTGGNKFAALKGINLQVKEGEFVGIMGPSGSGKTTLLNVLSTIDNATNGEILIDGKDIVKMNDDKLALFRRDHLGFIFQDYNLLDTLTVKENIALPLALSKVKASEIDRRVLEISKKFGIDHILSQFPYQVSGGQKQRCAASRAIVTNPSMIFGDEPTGALDSKSATDLLESMKSLNEYDNSTILMVTHDAFAASYCKRVIFIKDGELYKELHRGESTRKQFFQKIVDVMSSISGGMADDLI; via the coding sequence ATGAAAACAGTATTAGAAGCAAAAAATATTGAAAAAGTATATGACACGGGTGGTAATAAATTTGCAGCGTTAAAAGGTATTAACTTACAAGTAAAAGAAGGTGAGTTCGTTGGAATTATGGGACCTTCTGGTTCTGGTAAGACGACTTTACTAAATGTTCTTTCTACAATTGATAATGCGACGAACGGTGAAATTTTAATTGATGGAAAAGATATTGTGAAAATGAATGATGATAAGTTAGCATTATTCCGCCGCGATCATTTAGGCTTCATTTTCCAAGATTATAACTTATTAGATACATTAACAGTGAAAGAGAATATTGCTTTACCACTTGCGTTATCAAAGGTGAAAGCGAGTGAGATTGATCGCCGCGTTCTTGAAATCTCAAAGAAATTTGGCATTGATCATATTTTAAGTCAGTTCCCATATCAAGTATCTGGTGGACAGAAGCAGCGCTGCGCAGCATCACGTGCAATCGTTACGAATCCAAGTATGATTTTCGGGGATGAGCCAACTGGAGCGCTTGATTCTAAATCTGCAACAGATTTACTTGAAAGTATGAAGTCATTAAATGAATATGATAACTCAACAATTTTAATGGTAACGCATGATGCATTTGCAGCAAGTTATTGTAAACGAGTTATTTTCATTAAAGATGGTGAACTATATAAAGAATTGCACCGCGGTGAATCGACGCGTAAACAGTTCTTCCAAAAAATTGTTGACGTAATGTCTTCTATTTCTGGAGGTATGGCTGATGACCTTATCTAG
- a CDS encoding sensor histidine kinase, producing MKLFLRDHFAFFLLYVLNFGIIFVLYDAVDGFQNNKFYFVVLSLYLFICFLAYRYVRNRRMYHRLSEQPEKMEDAFIERATAPMPHGVNELVRTQYRLFQKELQSYEVKQQEHQLFINHWVHQMKTPVSVMQLMVLEMEDEHLIPKFKKELERLNQGLDMALYMARLNNFHEDFHVETISLKDTVTKNINGLKELFIRNGVFPVLEVHSDLKVASDAKWLKFIIYQLMTNAVRYSGERGKKVFLSAYQNGKDIILEVRDEGVGIPQEDIRRVFEPFYTGKNGRAFGESTGMGLYIVSKICDYLGHSVKLDSEVGKGTTIKIIFHNAANNQAEHTEKVTEA from the coding sequence ATGAAGCTATTTTTACGTGATCATTTTGCATTTTTTCTACTGTACGTATTAAACTTCGGTATCATTTTCGTTCTTTATGATGCAGTAGACGGATTTCAAAATAATAAATTTTACTTCGTCGTTTTAAGCCTATACTTATTTATTTGTTTCCTCGCTTATCGTTACGTTCGCAATCGTAGAATGTACCATAGATTAAGTGAGCAACCAGAAAAAATGGAAGATGCGTTTATTGAAAGAGCAACTGCTCCGATGCCTCACGGTGTCAATGAACTCGTACGTACGCAGTACCGTTTATTCCAAAAAGAACTACAATCGTATGAAGTAAAACAACAAGAACATCAATTATTCATTAACCATTGGGTACATCAAATGAAGACACCTGTTTCTGTTATGCAGCTTATGGTGCTAGAAATGGAAGACGAGCATTTAATTCCAAAGTTTAAAAAAGAATTAGAGCGTCTAAACCAAGGGCTTGATATGGCTTTATACATGGCTAGGTTAAATAACTTCCATGAAGATTTCCATGTCGAGACGATTTCATTAAAAGATACGGTAACAAAAAATATTAACGGATTAAAAGAACTATTCATTCGTAATGGTGTCTTCCCTGTTTTAGAAGTCCATTCTGATTTAAAAGTTGCTTCTGATGCGAAATGGCTAAAATTTATCATCTATCAGTTAATGACAAATGCTGTTCGTTACTCTGGGGAACGCGGAAAGAAAGTATTCTTATCTGCTTACCAAAACGGAAAAGATATTATTTTAGAAGTTCGCGATGAAGGTGTTGGTATTCCGCAAGAAGATATTCGAAGAGTATTTGAACCATTTTACACTGGGAAAAACGGTCGCGCGTTCGGAGAATCTACTGGTATGGGACTTTATATTGTAAGTAAAATTTGTGATTATTTAGGTCACTCTGTCAAACTAGATTCTGAAGTTGGTAAAGGAACGACGATTAAAATCATCTTCCACAACGCTGCAAATAATCAAGCAGAACATACGGAGAAGGTGACCGAAGCATGA
- a CDS encoding YxeA family protein, with protein MKRFILGSLLVIIAGAAYLLNGSATVDSMNPFLKLEYRYAVIDNDGKDLGGNKGRAYTVNTYDKDGNEKEITIDGVDTLQKGSYWHVITRGKSVHDKVQIEEEIIPDGAKVKLGL; from the coding sequence ATGAAAAGATTTATTTTAGGATCATTACTTGTCATCATAGCAGGAGCGGCATATTTGTTAAATGGGAGTGCTACAGTAGATTCCATGAATCCGTTTCTTAAATTAGAATATCGTTATGCGGTAATTGATAACGATGGAAAAGATTTAGGTGGAAATAAAGGCCGTGCATACACAGTGAACACATATGATAAGGATGGAAACGAAAAAGAGATAACAATTGATGGAGTGGATACATTGCAAAAAGGTTCCTACTGGCATGTAATTACGAGAGGAAAGTCTGTGCACGATAAGGTACAAATAGAAGAAGAAATAATTCCTGATGGCGCGAAGGTGAAGTTAGGATTGTAA
- a CDS encoding ABC transporter permease yields MTLSSIALRNIQRNFKDYFVYFASMIFSIVIYFTFKALQYNSQMEKAAEASKKISGAFQVSSVMLIIFVAVFIIYSNGFFTRKRKKEVGLYSLLGIRKRQIGKMLFYENMLMGLMSLVIGIAIGSVLSKLFLELLVNMMGLNLNVHFEVPMAAIIDTAIIFFVIILYTSLQGYRLIYRFKLIELFRAEREGEAMPKGSVIMALISVFLIGSGYFLALMYMKAVMYADFMVVALYILLATVAGTYLLFMFFTVFVLKRARNNKSAFYNGMNMVTTSQLLYRIKGNAKSLATIAILSAVTLTAVGTSVTMYYNTFTQSKVAAPYSYSYEKKDAALDKKVNEILAGEKNNHPVTYESEVEMIPVKGTFKGERADQVLNAHYNVTNQYQLISQSSFNKHVKHLDVEPVNLSANEAFVYDSLYIEKLDFGPLYTGNTAVFPVGNESKELKIKGVNNRSLTNLNELFVIVPDKTYEQVKQVNETRTVKNIDVKGERNSKELTAKLASIMPAGESEVLKPFNDFYTGFQMGLETTGLMMFIGLFLGLVFLLATGSIIYFKQLTEASADRDRYIVLHKVGVTKQEMKKAIAKQVSFIFAIPLVIGILHSLFALKGLSNILPFEIMIPLLISIGVYGVIYIGYYFLTVRSYYKIVSAK; encoded by the coding sequence ATGACCTTATCTAGCATTGCCCTCCGCAACATACAGCGGAACTTTAAAGACTACTTTGTATATTTCGCATCTATGATTTTTAGTATCGTTATTTATTTTACATTTAAAGCACTGCAATATAATTCACAAATGGAAAAAGCAGCAGAAGCTTCTAAAAAGATTAGCGGAGCGTTCCAAGTTTCCAGTGTGATGCTTATCATTTTCGTAGCGGTGTTCATTATATATTCGAACGGATTCTTTACACGTAAACGTAAAAAAGAAGTTGGCTTATATTCGTTATTAGGTATCCGTAAAAGACAAATTGGTAAAATGCTCTTTTATGAAAATATGTTAATGGGATTAATGTCATTAGTAATCGGGATTGCGATTGGTAGTGTCCTTTCGAAATTATTCCTTGAGTTATTAGTAAATATGATGGGATTAAATTTAAATGTTCATTTTGAAGTACCGATGGCTGCTATTATTGATACAGCAATTATTTTCTTTGTGATTATTTTATATACATCACTTCAAGGATATCGTTTAATTTATCGCTTTAAGTTAATTGAACTTTTCCGTGCAGAACGTGAAGGAGAAGCAATGCCAAAAGGATCTGTCATCATGGCATTAATTTCAGTTTTCTTAATCGGTTCAGGTTATTTTTTAGCGCTAATGTACATGAAAGCAGTTATGTATGCAGACTTTATGGTCGTTGCATTATATATTTTATTAGCGACAGTAGCAGGGACTTATTTACTGTTCATGTTCTTCACAGTATTTGTATTGAAACGTGCAAGAAATAATAAGTCAGCATTTTATAATGGTATGAATATGGTAACGACATCGCAGTTACTATATCGTATTAAAGGAAATGCGAAATCATTGGCGACAATCGCTATTTTAAGTGCAGTTACATTAACAGCGGTTGGTACGTCAGTTACGATGTATTACAACACATTTACGCAATCAAAAGTTGCTGCGCCGTATAGTTATTCCTATGAGAAAAAAGATGCAGCATTAGATAAAAAAGTAAATGAAATACTTGCTGGAGAGAAGAATAATCACCCAGTCACATATGAATCAGAAGTTGAAATGATTCCTGTGAAAGGAACATTTAAAGGTGAAAGAGCTGATCAAGTTCTGAACGCACACTATAATGTTACGAATCAGTACCAGCTTATTTCTCAATCAAGCTTTAATAAACATGTGAAACACTTAGATGTAGAACCTGTAAATTTGAGTGCGAATGAAGCTTTCGTATATGATAGCTTATATATTGAGAAACTTGATTTTGGTCCTCTTTATACAGGAAATACAGCTGTATTCCCTGTTGGAAATGAGTCAAAAGAATTAAAAATTAAAGGTGTAAATAATAGAAGCCTTACAAATTTAAATGAACTATTTGTAATCGTTCCTGATAAAACATATGAGCAAGTGAAACAAGTAAACGAAACGCGTACTGTAAAAAATATTGATGTAAAAGGTGAGCGAAATAGTAAAGAGTTAACAGCAAAATTAGCAAGCATTATGCCAGCTGGAGAATCAGAAGTTTTAAAACCATTTAACGATTTCTATACAGGATTCCAAATGGGGCTTGAAACGACAGGCTTAATGATGTTTATTGGGTTATTCTTAGGATTAGTATTCCTATTAGCAACAGGCTCAATCATTTACTTTAAACAATTAACAGAAGCAAGTGCTGACCGTGATCGTTACATTGTCCTTCATAAAGTTGGTGTAACGAAGCAAGAAATGAAGAAAGCTATCGCAAAACAAGTAAGCTTTATCTTCGCTATTCCGTTAGTAATCGGTATTTTACACAGTTTATTTGCACTAAAAGGTTTATCAAATATATTACCATTTGAAATTATGATTCCGCTTCTCATTAGTATTGGAGTATACGGTGTCATCTATATTGGATATTACTTCTTAACGGTTCGTTCTTATTATAAGATCGTGAGTGCGAAGTAA
- a CDS encoding class I SAM-dependent methyltransferase, producing MQLITFLHEFIKHPKHTGAIAPSSKILAKKMVDVIDFNKAKCIVELGPGTGVFTKEIMKRKKKETIFLLIEINEVFFKELKRKFKDEQNVIVVHGSAENIKKYMGEHNIECIDYVLSGLPFTSLPEEVSKRILNNAMEAIHENGEFITFQYSLVKKGFIQHFFPEITLEKVWLNFPPAYVFSCKKELRRAYA from the coding sequence ATGCAGCTCATTACATTTTTACATGAATTTATAAAGCATCCAAAACATACTGGTGCAATTGCGCCAAGTTCAAAAATATTAGCAAAGAAAATGGTTGATGTAATTGATTTTAATAAAGCGAAATGTATTGTAGAGTTAGGGCCTGGCACAGGGGTTTTTACGAAAGAGATTATGAAGAGAAAAAAGAAGGAAACGATATTTCTTCTTATTGAAATTAATGAAGTATTTTTCAAAGAATTAAAAAGAAAGTTTAAAGATGAGCAGAATGTCATTGTTGTACACGGTTCAGCTGAAAATATAAAGAAGTATATGGGGGAGCACAATATAGAATGCATTGATTACGTTTTATCAGGGTTGCCTTTCACTTCTTTACCAGAAGAAGTTTCAAAGCGCATTTTAAATAATGCGATGGAAGCGATACATGAGAATGGTGAGTTCATTACATTTCAATATTCACTTGTGAAAAAAGGGTTTATACAGCATTTCTTCCCTGAAATTACACTAGAAAAAGTATGGCTTAATTTCCCGCCAGCCTACGTCTTTAGTTGCAAAAAAGAACTAAGGAGAGCATATGCATAA
- a CDS encoding AraC family transcriptional regulator translates to MDSLKNMNAAMRYIEDNLTNEIDFKEVARLALCSEYHFKRMFSFLAGISLSDYIRCRRLTLAAFELKNSNVKVIDIAIKYGYNSPDSFARAFQNLHGITPSEARNSSHSLKAYSPMTFQLSIQGGNEMNYRIEEKEAFRIIGITKRVPIVFNGVNEEIASMWKSLNPESIQTLKSLSNIEPTGIISASTNFSEGRMEEKGELDYYIGVATTKDCPEQFGQLEVAASTWAIFEAVGLFPDALQNVWGRIYSEWFPSSNYELAEGPEILWNEQKDISSPNFKSEIWIPVLKK, encoded by the coding sequence ATGGATTCACTTAAAAATATGAATGCTGCAATGCGCTATATTGAAGATAACCTTACGAATGAAATTGATTTTAAAGAAGTTGCGAGGCTAGCTCTTTGTTCTGAGTATCACTTTAAAAGAATGTTTTCGTTTTTAGCAGGTATATCACTATCTGATTATATTCGCTGTAGACGTCTTACTCTCGCTGCCTTTGAACTAAAAAACAGCAATGTAAAAGTCATTGATATCGCTATAAAATATGGATACAACTCACCAGATTCATTCGCTCGTGCATTTCAAAACTTGCACGGTATAACACCTTCAGAAGCCCGAAATAGTAGCCATTCTTTGAAGGCTTATTCACCAATGACCTTCCAATTATCCATTCAAGGAGGAAATGAAATGAATTATCGAATTGAAGAAAAAGAGGCATTTCGAATTATAGGTATTACAAAACGAGTACCAATCGTTTTTAATGGTGTAAATGAAGAAATTGCTTCTATGTGGAAAAGTTTAAACCCAGAGTCTATTCAAACATTAAAGTCCCTTTCGAACATTGAACCTACTGGAATTATTAGTGCTTCTACTAATTTTTCTGAAGGAAGAATGGAGGAAAAAGGAGAACTTGATTACTATATTGGAGTAGCCACAACGAAGGATTGTCCAGAGCAATTCGGGCAACTTGAAGTCGCAGCTTCAACATGGGCTATATTTGAAGCTGTCGGTCTATTTCCTGATGCATTACAAAATGTGTGGGGGCGTATTTATTCTGAATGGTTCCCTTCTTCGAACTATGAACTAGCGGAAGGACCGGAAATATTGTGGAATGAACAGAAAGATATATCTTCTCCAAACTTTAAAAGTGAAATTTGGATACCGGTTTTGAAGAAGTGA
- a CDS encoding ABC transporter permease, which yields MSLSSIALRNIKRNFKDYFIYFASMIFSIVIYFTFKALQYNSQISEAGDNIGRGFQLASVMLIIFVAIFIIYSNDFFTRKRKKEIGVYSLLGIRKKEIGKMLFYENMLMGLSSLVIGIVIGSLLSKGFLKLLLNMLELHVNVHFEVPVGAVIDTTVIFCLIILYTSFKGYRVIYQFKLIELFRADNEGEVMPKGSKIMAFISLLLIGSGYFLSVTAIKNVSGDNFMPLALYILLATVLGTYLLFMFFTVFVLKRVRNKKSAFYNGMKMVTTSQLLYRIKGNAKSLATIAVLSAVTLTAVGTSVTMYYNTYMQAKKYHPVSYSYEKKDMELDRKVNEILKEGQNEVIHQYELETVKVVGEYGDGTSLQSRTTELIAQSSFNTIAKYLNEETLDLKKNELYAFDGMYSEGKRDSGVYKNRKATFPIEEVAPVQVKDVQAKNITNLYELLVVVPDEVYEQAKKTIGSHTVKNIDVKDERNSKVLTEKLKKVISEEDAEGREQFSDFYTIFRSGIETSGLMMFSGIFLGLVFLLATGSIIYFKQLTEAHADRERYIVLRKLGVTKKEMKKAVAKQMRFIFFIPLVVGILHTLFALKGLATVIPYEIAVPLLISIGVYSVIYIGYYCLTVRSYFRIVSK from the coding sequence ATGAGCTTATCTAGCATCGCCCTTCGTAATATAAAACGAAATTTTAAAGATTATTTTATATACTTTGCTTCCATGATTTTTAGCATCGTCATTTATTTTACGTTTAAGGCGCTTCAATACAATTCACAAATAAGTGAAGCTGGAGATAACATCGGCCGAGGATTCCAGCTTGCGAGTGTAATGCTTATTATTTTCGTTGCAATATTTATTATATATTCGAATGATTTCTTTACACGAAAGCGTAAGAAAGAAATAGGTGTTTATTCTTTACTTGGTATTCGAAAAAAAGAAATAGGTAAAATGCTTTTTTATGAAAACATGTTAATGGGTTTATCATCGTTAGTAATCGGAATTGTAATAGGTAGTTTACTTTCAAAAGGATTCCTAAAGCTACTTTTAAATATGTTAGAGCTACATGTAAATGTTCATTTTGAAGTACCAGTTGGAGCGGTTATAGATACAACAGTTATTTTTTGTCTCATCATTTTATACACATCGTTTAAAGGATACCGCGTTATTTATCAATTTAAGTTAATCGAGCTATTCCGTGCAGATAACGAAGGCGAAGTCATGCCAAAAGGTTCGAAAATAATGGCTTTCATTTCTTTATTATTAATTGGATCAGGTTATTTCTTGTCAGTAACGGCTATAAAAAATGTGAGCGGTGATAACTTTATGCCCCTTGCACTTTACATTTTATTAGCGACAGTACTTGGAACGTATTTATTATTTATGTTCTTTACCGTTTTTGTATTAAAAAGAGTGCGAAATAAAAAATCCGCATTTTATAACGGAATGAAAATGGTTACGACGTCTCAGTTACTATACCGCATTAAAGGAAATGCAAAATCGTTAGCAACAATTGCCGTATTAAGCGCAGTAACGTTAACGGCGGTTGGAACTTCTGTAACGATGTATTACAACACATATATGCAGGCGAAGAAATATCATCCAGTTAGTTATTCTTATGAAAAGAAAGATATGGAATTAGATCGTAAAGTAAATGAGATTTTAAAAGAAGGACAGAATGAAGTCATTCATCAATATGAATTAGAGACGGTAAAAGTAGTAGGAGAATACGGTGATGGCACTTCATTACAATCAAGAACAACAGAACTTATCGCACAATCATCATTTAATACAATCGCAAAATATTTAAATGAAGAAACTTTAGATTTAAAGAAGAACGAATTGTATGCATTTGATGGCATGTACAGTGAAGGTAAGAGAGATAGTGGCGTATATAAAAATCGAAAAGCTACATTCCCAATTGAAGAAGTAGCACCAGTACAAGTGAAAGATGTACAAGCAAAAAACATTACAAACTTATATGAACTTCTAGTTGTCGTTCCGGATGAAGTGTATGAGCAAGCAAAGAAGACAATTGGCTCTCATACTGTGAAAAATATTGATGTGAAAGACGAAAGAAATAGTAAAGTGTTAACGGAGAAATTAAAGAAAGTAATATCTGAAGAAGATGCAGAAGGAAGAGAGCAATTCAGTGACTTCTATACAATATTCCGCAGCGGTATTGAAACGTCAGGGTTAATGATGTTTAGTGGTATATTCTTAGGACTTGTATTTTTACTTGCAACAGGCTCTATTATTTATTTCAAACAATTAACAGAAGCACATGCAGATCGTGAACGTTACATCGTTCTTCGAAAACTCGGTGTCACGAAAAAAGAAATGAAAAAAGCCGTTGCGAAGCAAATGAGATTTATCTTCTTTATTCCTTTAGTAGTTGGTATATTACACACTTTATTTGCGCTCAAAGGATTAGCGACAGTTATTCCGTATGAAATTGCAGTTCCGTTACTAATTAGCATCGGGGTGTATAGTGTTATTTATATTGGTTATTATTGCTTAACAGTTCGTTCTTATTTCAGGATTGTTAGTAAATGA
- a CDS encoding DedA family protein, giving the protein MELHELLSYIEQYGYWALFFCLWLGIIGMPIPDEMIVMSGGFVSSVGILSVVPSFVLTYLGVVSGLSLGYILGKVFGTKVLHKLMKKKKAKYLMKSQEMVDKYGQYALVTSYFIPVVRHIVPYLVGMNNMSFRIYALYSYTTGFVWTLVYFVLGSLFGQHIERIVAAAIEYGLYFGGSIALIVSVFYFYRQKRNTVMSK; this is encoded by the coding sequence ATGGAATTACATGAATTATTATCTTATATTGAACAATACGGTTATTGGGCTTTATTTTTCTGTTTATGGTTAGGGATTATCGGTATGCCAATTCCAGATGAAATGATTGTTATGAGTGGTGGTTTCGTATCTTCAGTAGGTATATTAAGTGTTGTTCCTTCATTCGTATTAACATATTTAGGTGTTGTATCAGGGCTTTCTTTAGGATATATATTAGGGAAGGTTTTTGGAACGAAGGTACTCCATAAATTAATGAAAAAGAAAAAAGCGAAGTATTTGATGAAATCACAAGAAATGGTTGATAAATACGGACAGTACGCGTTAGTTACAAGCTATTTCATACCAGTTGTAAGACATATCGTACCGTATTTAGTTGGGATGAATAACATGTCATTTCGGATATATGCTTTGTATTCCTATACGACAGGATTTGTTTGGACACTCGTTTATTTTGTGCTCGGTTCTTTATTTGGACAACATATTGAAAGGATTGTAGCAGCTGCGATAGAGTATGGTTTGTATTTTGGCGGGAGTATTGCATTGATTGTGAGTGTGTTTTATTTTTACAGACAAAAAAGAAATACAGTGATGAGTAAATAA
- a CDS encoding response regulator transcription factor, translated as MYKILIVEDDPNISSLLQSHIQKYGYEAVVAENFDDIMESFNAVKPHLVLLDVNLPKFDGFYWCRQIRHESTCPIIFISARAGEMEQIMAIESGADDYITKPFHYDVVMAKIKGQLRRIYGDYAPNISERIVEVEGLKLFPERPEIHFGSEQVLLTKKEAILAEMLLSKFPRTASREDLLAALWDDESFVEENTLNVNITRLRKKFNELGIENSIETVRGLGYRFNATWSE; from the coding sequence ATGTATAAAATTTTAATCGTTGAAGACGATCCAAATATTTCATCATTACTGCAATCTCACATTCAGAAGTACGGTTATGAGGCTGTGGTAGCGGAGAATTTCGATGATATTATGGAATCGTTTAACGCAGTGAAACCACATCTTGTTTTACTTGATGTAAACTTACCGAAATTCGATGGTTTCTACTGGTGCCGTCAAATTCGTCATGAATCTACTTGTCCAATTATTTTCATTTCAGCGCGTGCTGGTGAGATGGAACAAATTATGGCAATTGAAAGCGGTGCGGATGATTACATTACAAAACCATTCCACTACGACGTTGTAATGGCAAAAATTAAAGGACAATTACGCCGTATTTACGGTGATTATGCACCAAATATTTCTGAACGTATCGTTGAAGTTGAAGGTTTAAAACTATTCCCTGAACGTCCAGAAATTCATTTTGGATCTGAACAAGTTCTTTTAACGAAGAAAGAGGCAATTTTAGCAGAAATGTTATTATCTAAATTCCCTCGTACAGCGAGCCGTGAAGATTTATTAGCTGCGCTTTGGGATGACGAAAGTTTCGTTGAGGAAAATACATTAAACGTAAACATTACACGTCTTCGTAAAAAGTTTAATGAGCTTGGCATTGAGAACTCTATTGAAACAGTACGTGGACTTGGATATCGCTTTAACGCAACTTGGAGTGAATAA
- a CDS encoding autorepressor SdpR family transcription factor gives MNQAFKALADPTRRKILDLLKEGDLTAGEIAEHFNMTKPSISHHLNALKNAELIQDEKKGQFVMYSLNTTVFQDLLTWVFTFTNKGEEGK, from the coding sequence TTGAATCAAGCATTCAAAGCATTAGCAGATCCAACAAGGAGAAAAATTTTAGACTTATTAAAAGAAGGCGATCTAACCGCTGGTGAGATTGCTGAACATTTCAATATGACAAAACCAAGTATTTCACACCACTTAAATGCACTTAAAAATGCTGAACTTATTCAAGATGAAAAGAAAGGGCAATTCGTTATGTACTCTTTAAACACAACGGTCTTTCAAGATTTATTGACTTGGGTGTTTACATTTACGAATAAGGGGGAAGAGGGGAAATGA
- a CDS encoding SdpI family protein, translating to MKKHLFAILLIVITCLAWAFAWPHLPDTIATHWSGGKVDGYSSKLYGMLSMVGIMIVLYIFLNVLPKIDPKKANYEKFSKAFMMMNNGILLLLFVGNIDIITSGLGYNLFINRVPELLVGILFIVIGNYLPQCKPNYFVGIKTPWTLSNEEVWRKTHRFSGKVFVALGIIMILSVFAPVAWKSFVMVGIIIGAVGLTMGYSYIAYKKELKM from the coding sequence ATGAAAAAGCATCTTTTTGCAATCTTATTAATTGTTATAACTTGTTTAGCTTGGGCGTTTGCTTGGCCACATTTACCGGATACAATTGCAACGCATTGGAGCGGCGGTAAAGTAGATGGATATTCTTCTAAATTGTATGGAATGCTTTCTATGGTTGGAATTATGATTGTTTTATATATTTTTCTAAACGTGTTACCAAAGATTGATCCAAAGAAAGCGAACTACGAGAAGTTTTCTAAAGCTTTTATGATGATGAATAACGGGATACTACTGCTACTATTTGTAGGGAATATAGATATTATTACAAGTGGATTAGGATACAATTTATTCATTAATCGCGTGCCGGAATTATTAGTGGGTATTTTATTTATAGTCATCGGAAACTATTTACCACAATGTAAACCAAACTACTTTGTAGGTATAAAAACACCGTGGACATTAAGTAACGAAGAAGTGTGGAGAAAAACGCACCGTTTTAGCGGAAAGGTGTTTGTTGCATTGGGGATCATTATGATTTTAAGTGTTTTTGCACCAGTGGCGTGGAAATCTTTCGTAATGGTTGGAATTATTATTGGTGCAGTAGGATTAACGATGGGATATTCATATATTGCTTATAAAAAAGAACTAAAAATGTAA